Part of the Nitrosopumilus piranensis genome is shown below.
TCAGATCAGCATCATCAGGTATCTCATAATTTTGATTACCTCTGTTTGCCTTGAGCTCACCTAGATTAAGAAACTCTGATGCATTATCATCAGTTGCCAAATACACGTACAAATCAGGGCCATTAGTTGATTGAAAGTTTTCTAGTCGCAGGACATTGCTTCCATCATCAAGTGGGATTGTGTATGCAATACCTTGGGCATCATGAATTCCATCACCTACACCAACAAAGGTTCCAGAATGTACAACAGGAGTGACTTGTTTCATAGTTTCATCCATCATAGTTTCATCCATCATAGTTTCATCCATCATAGTTTCATCCATCATAGTTTCATCCATCATAGGCTGAATAATTGCGCCAGATGGTAATGCCTCATCTATAGTAGATTCTGTAAAATACGGGGAAAGGGCATATGCAGAAACTGCACCAACTATTATTATCGCAATAAAAGATATCAGATATTTATTCACAGAAAAAACAATAGCAATTTAGTATAAAGGTAATTTTCCAAATATTAGATAGATTTTTTTAAAATATCATTTATTACTTTTGAAAAACTAACTGTTGCTGTTGTTTTTTTCATTTCTGAGGCTTGCTTTAACCGTAATTTTTTGTAGGTATGATCATCAATAATTAATGAAATACGTTTTGACATACTTTCTTAAAGTGTTAACCATATTTAATGGACGTGGGTGTTTTGTAATTGTGAGGATGTGAATAAGTCTTTTAATTCAAATAATATAAAAATATTCAATTAATTGATTTTTCAGACATGCATTTTAGAAACAAAATAAATAATTTACTAAATTTATTCACAATTAGTTTACATCAATTGTAAACTCTACAGTAGGACTCAAGGCAATAGGATTAGTCAAACTAGTCCAAACAAAAACTGTTGCAGTGTATTTTCCAGATTTTTCAGGTATCCAAGAGACTGCGGGAGAGAAGTTTTGATTAACCTCAAGGCTTCCAGTAATCCAAGACAAAGATTGTACAGAATTGTTAGAGTCTTGAATTTGTACAAGATAGGTAAATGGCTGAGTTGCAATGTTTTTGTTAGAAATTCCTGTAGTTATCTGAATTTGCTGATCAGCCTTAACTTGTCCAATAACATTTCCAAATGAATCCACAACTCTAGGAGTTCCCACAGGTACTCGTTCTAATGGTGGAATAACAGGACCCACAACAGTACTAGAGATAATTTTTAACTCATCTGCCTTTGCGTATGGCTTTGGCAGTGTATTGTCTTCATATTTTGCAGTAACAAAATCACCTTCACTTACACGCAACCTATGACCAGATGACTGATCTTTGGAAGAAAATGTAACATGACCCTCAAAGATTCCTGTTGCCTGACCAGTCTCAGTCACTGTAAGGTCAATTCCACCAAGATCAGAATCAGACCACACATCTATAGTGAATGTGTTTACTGTGTTAGGATTGAGATTCATATCAGGATCTATGACACGTATAATTCCGTTTCCATTGGCAGATGTTGCACCTTGAACCCATTCAACATTACCTATGTTCCATTTGATTAATGCAGATGCAGTCAAAGTTTGTCTGTCTGAATATTGGAAGGATACAGTTAATCCATCATCATTCTTTGATTCTAAGAATCCATTTTTAGGACCACCATTACTTTTTGGTTCGGTTCTTGGAGTGGTATCAATTCCATCAATGCTACCAGTTCTAGGATTTCCATCAGCATCATGTTTGAACCCAGTTAGTATTACTTCGCCGACAAAAATTCCAGTGTTAAATCCAGTCTCAGTTAGTTTGTATTGAGACAATTTGTTTGAGCGAGTAGAAATTTTAATTTCGTTATCAGATTTACTTCCTATCTCGTCTATTTTATTTTCATTAAAATTATGATCAGGTGCAATAATTGTGATGTAGACTTTTTCAGTCCACGAGTATACTTTCTTGTCCAATGCTATCTGAGATTGGAAGTTTGATGTTGAGAATCTTATCTCTACTTTCTGATCATTTTTTCCAACAAAATCGGAGCCTGGTGTTCCCCAATCGGTGTATGTGACTTTGATGTTCTCGCCTCTATCAACTTGCTTTTTATTTATTTCAGATGGGATTTTTATCGATGTCTGAAATATTCCAGTAGATTCTCCTGTTTCACGTAGTCCAACAGGTCGTGGATCAAATATTTTTCCATTGTTTGTCATAGCACCACCCAATGCACCCATAGAGACCTTGGCATCATCAGACTTCCACTCCAATACATCAAGTGAGTATGTCTCTGCTTTTCTGGAATCAAAATTCAAGTCAGGATCAATTAATGTGATTAATGCGTCGCGGCCAACAATGTAAGATTGGGTATCAGATTGGAGTACACCCATCCTGAGATCAAATGCAGCAGAATCAGTCACAGTTCTAGATGAGCCAGAGGCATCAGCCTGATCAGCATATTCTACAGTAATAATATCACCTTGCAAGACACAATAGCTTCCAGAAGAAGGCTTTGCATCAAATCTTGATAAAACACCGGTTTTTGATTTATCTAATTTTTCAAATCCGGATTCCAAAGTAGTTGGACATTTTGTAGAAGATGGACCATCGACATACTTGATTGGTAAACTAAACTGGAATACTCCTGAGCTAGGAGATGTTTCTGGAATTGGTCCAAACTCTCTTGTAATACCACTTTTTACATTCTTACCAACAGTAATTACTCCTACTTTTGCTTCCTCTCCACCTGCAGTTGCCAAAACAATGGTTGAGGAACCTCTAGTAACCATTACTTTGATTGGCCCATTTGTTGTTCCGCCAATGTTTTGGGATAATTTGTCTTCTCCATTAGGAGATAGATTGTAATCAGCATCATGGATTCTGATATCAAGCATTGTATCTCTTGGTCCAATCTCTTCTCCAGAGTCAATTGCTTTGAAATCTCCATTTTTAGTAATCGCAGTTAGGTGGAAAGGGAATATGGAATTGCTATCAGGAATTGTAGAAGAAGTTTTTCCTGATTCATAAAAGTTAGAAACTGCACCTATTGGTACTGGGTATGTTGTTCTATCAAGCTTGACAATTCCGCTTGTTGCACCAACTGATGCGCTTGCAGATGTTATTGCTGCCTGACTTGATTGCCCTCTAAAGTCATAGTATACTGCTCCAATGTCAACACCAGATGTAGATTTTACAACACCGCCATCATTTCTTGAACAGTATTGAGAAGGAATTTTGAAATCGCCTTTGAACTCACCTGTCTTTTTTCCTGTCTCAACTAAAGTAAATCCAGTTGAACTTAATCCATCTAGTCCAGAGATTGCAGAACATGATTTACCATTGTGCAAAATGTTGGATTTTAACCATCGTTCATCATCAAAAGTAATCTCTAACAATCTACCAAATGGCTGATTGTTCTCTCTAAATCCTAGATTTGCAAGTCCTACCGTATCAACTGCAGGATCATTTGGGAATTTTGTAGCATCAACTACAGTATAGATATCAACAAGATCAGAATTAGTATTCAAATCCTTATCAAGCAAGTTTACACCAACAGTATCACCAGGCTTGAATGTCTTGACTGACAGTACTACTATTCCCATATGAGACAATACGTCTTGTTGATCAGATATTGTAGTCTGTACTCCATCAGAGCCCAAGTCATTGTAACTTATTCGCGGTGCTTCGTTTCCTTTGAGTTCATCAATGATTATGAATACAGGTTCATCATCAATTGGAAGAATTTGCTCATACGTTTTAGAATCAAAGATGTTGAGTTGGTTTAGCATAATATATTCAAGACTGCCTCTGAACTTTCCTGCGCTGTTTGATAGTTCTTCCATCTCTACACGGACAATTTGATTTGCTACTCTGTCACTTTTTGCAGTGCCGGCATTTTTTAGACCATATGAGAAAAAGTCAGCTACGATTGGTTTTGTCTCTGTTCCAATGTTTTGTATTTTAGGATATGCAAACATCAAGCCAATTTTTTCATTTCCTGAAAAAGATGATGAAAACAAGTTAGAGTGAAGTGTTTGCGGACTAGAAACTTGCTGTGTAGAGTTGAGATTAATCAGATTCTGAACAGTTGTATCAGATGCAATCTTGATTGCAGTAATGCCAGAAGTTGGATTTCCTGAAGAGTCAAGAATAGATGATGTTGTAATTAGAAGATAGATATCGACACTACTAATTTCAGTGCCAAGTGAACGTATATCAAAATTAAACATGTTTAGCCCTTTGAATTTCTTGGATGAATCAAATGGGTTGTTTATAGAAGAATAAAGTTCAGATAGATTTGTTTTCAGATCAATTACTAGTGCATCAGAATCAGTGTTAGATGAAGGATCTATTCTTGCCCTATCACTGTGCTTTTCTACCAAGACACTAGTACCAGTACCCAAAACTGTTTCTGAAAGTGTGAACTGTCCAGAGGTTGTAGGGGTTAGAGTATATCCATTTAGAAATGATGCAGTTGTTTTGGTGTTTGATTCTGTTCCACTTTCACCTAAGGTGTATGGGTCTCCCGTACTTAATGCTGGAATTGCCTTGTAAGATGGATTAAACAAATCAAGATCTTCTTTTTCTAAATTATTCTTGTTTGCATCAGAATCTATCAATATCACAGGCATCTCTTCACCAGAATTCCACTCGTTTCCCTTCAAAGATTCATCAAGAGAAAGTGTGCCCTTGCCAAATCCAATTAAAAGTGTGGTTGATTTTTTATTATATTCTATTGATGCAGATGTTCCTCTTTGTGCATTGTCAGTTGTAAGTAAAACAGAGTCATTGTTTGCATCAGTAGTTGTAAAGACTGCACTGTTTGGTCCAGTTTCAGTTATTGTTACAGGATATTTTCCTGTAGCAATAGAGCCACCACTGGTTGCAATTTGGGATATGTCTAATTCTCCATCACCATTTGTTTGGGAATTACTATTATCTTGAATTGTAAGAACATTTGATTGTCCTTGTACGTTTGGATTTATCTTGAGAACTCCATTATCTTTGAACATCATGGAACTGAGTTTTGATGCTAGATTTACAGCACCTGTAGTTCCATCTGAATCATTTTTGCCAGAATCTTCATAGAGCAGATAATATGTAGAAGGGCCTGATGGCAAGGTTCCAAATGACCAAGAATCCTCATCGGTAGGATCTATGTTTAAGCTAAGATCTGTAATTTTGAGATTAACGTCTGAAGATCTAGGATATGAGGTTCTATCTAGTTCAAAATTTACAAGTTTGTCTGCTGAATCAAATGTAAGTGTAGTTTGTTGTGGACCGCCACCACGGTTGTATTGAACTACTACATTTCCGCCTTTAGAAAAATCATAAAGTTGGATAAATGGCCAAAGGTCTTGTGATGCCAATCCAACTTGTCCCAGTTTGACAGAACCACCGCCAGAGTTTATCGTCTTTGCCTGTCTAACTACATTAATGGAATTTTTTGTGTATGGGGAAGACAAGGAACAGTCTTGGGAAATCTCTTTTGGTGTAGAACCGTTTTCGCCACCAATACCAGTACCACTAACAGGTATTGCAATGCCAACAGTCTCAGTTACAGAGAATCCAAGAACAGATGAGCTTGGAGTACAAAGAGTTCCAAAGTCAAGACCCTTTCCTGTCAGGCCAACTGTACTGTCTGCAATCTGGGCTTGTGCTCTATCTGCAAAATAACCATACCAATTGCCATCAACTGCTTGAACCATTCGAAGATTTTTGCCATTGACTGTAACATCTGGTTCGCCTATTGCTTTTCCAGTATCACCAATATTTTGATCACGAATTACGACTTCAATTACTTGCGGACCTGAAATTCTATTTTGAGATTGAGGATTGTTTGCTGAAACATAGAGATTAGTTGTTTGCGCATCAGCTGTGAAAAGATTTCCAAAAGATACACTTCCTGTAAAAATTAGAATAGATAGTGCAATTGCAGATAAGATTCTTTGGCGAGACATTTTGGTAACAATTTCCTTGGTTTTAATGGTATGAAAGGATTGTGTACTTTTCACCTCCTCCTAGTTGGTTTAAGCGTAATTTGTCAAATCATCATCTAAGAATATCCAGGACAATCCGGCCAATTCTGTCCAGTTGCAGGACGTACTGGTTGGAAGAGCATTTTTGGCATCACTTCCAACCAGAGATAATGACTGGTCTGGTCTTTGGATGTTTAGTGTAACTTGTTTCATTAACAGAGTATAGTGAGTGTATCTTATAACCCACTAGAGAATTGTGCAAAATTAATTTTAAGATAATTAGTTGACTTTGTTCAGTCTAAAATCAACTAATGAACAATTTATCCTAAATCTATTTTAAGTTGGATTGAGATGAAATTCCCTACAAAGGAATTCTCCTAGTTGGTTGTAGGGTTTTTCATCTCATTGATAATTTGGTAAAGAATTTTGTATTCAAGAAAATGGCGCCGGGAGGGAGATTTGAACTCCCGTTCCCTTGCGAGAACGCGCTTTATGGTTAACAATTTCCAGGCGCGCGCCCTACCAGGCTAGGCGACCCCGGCACAAGTCTTGCGACAAATTTAGTTTTTAGAATCTGATTATAAATTGTGTTACTACTTCCAAATAGTTACAGTAGTTGAACGTTCTACTTTTTTTCCCATTGGATCAAATCCTTTTGTTGAAATCTTGTAGAGGCCTTCTAATGTAACATCACCATCATTTTTTATTTGATCCCAGGAAAGTTCCACCTCTTCATTTGGTTTGAGTTCAGAAATTACTTGGGCAGATGTTGGAGTATACATCAAAATGCCAGACAGTCCGGTAATTCTTAATCCATATGATTTATCTGAAAATGTTATCGGGACAGTTCCAGTGTTTTTAATTATAATGTTAATCTCTTCGCCTTTCTTAAAATCAAATTTTTCAGTTAGAATTGAAATTCCAGGACCTTCAACATATACTAGTTGACTAGTATTTTTTACATCGATTAGAAAAATTCCATATCCCAATCCAGCAATTACACCGATTCCAACAAATATTACAAGACTTTTTGAGAGCAATTTTTATTCTTTAGAAGAAGGTTTTGTTCTCCATTTTTTAGGATATGTGTTTGGGGCCATTATGATTCTCCTTGTCTCAAATGCATAGCCCTTTGTTGCATCACGAATCTCTTCTTCACTCATTGTGGATTCTGCCAGTGCTACTGCTTCACCTTTTTGAGTATAGATTCCAACAATGTCACCTTTCTTCAAATTTGGAGATATCTTCAAAATTCCTGGAATTGCAAGTTGTGCGCCATGACACATTGCATCTACTGCAGAATCACGAATCACTATTGATTTTAATTCACTTAGTGCAAGCTCTACGGGCTTTATCATGCTCTTGAGTTTAGCATCATCTTTTTTTTCTTCCCACAATGCAAATGCATTTGCTAATTCATGCAAAGTTACCAGTCCATCAGTCTCTCTGAACTGATCAACTCTAGTTCTTCTAAGCTCAATCATAGTTGCACCAGGTCCCAAAATCTCACCTAGGTCATAGTACAGTTTTCTGATGTAGGTTCCTGCCTCACACAAGACTCGAGTTAGTAGTAATCTCTCTTTTTGTTCTAATACTTCAAATTCATAAATTGTTCTTGTCCTTGTTTGTCTGACTACTGCTGAGCGCTGTGGAGGTTTTTGGTAAATCTCCCCAGTTAGTGACTCTACAATCTCATGTAGTTTTTCTTTTGATGGAAGGGAGTGGACACGTCCTAGTGCATGATACTCTTTTGGTCCAAAGAGAAGTACTCCTAATGCTTTAGTTGCCTCACCAAGACCTAGCGGTAAAACTCCAGATACTTGAGGGTCTAGTGTTCCGCTATGTCCAATCTTTGGCAGCTTTAAGATTCTCTTTGTCCAAGCTACAGTCTCATGGCTTGTAGGACCAGGAGGTTTGTCTAAAATAATTATTCCATAGTTTAGTAGTTGCTCGATTGTTCTTTTGTCATAGTATGTGCCGTATGCATCATCAGTAATGTCTTGATCAACTTCGATTAGATTCTCTAGTTGCTTTAGAGTCATAGTAGTTTTCGCACCGTTTCTGTTGCAACATCAATTACTTGTTTTGCTGTGAGATGATCCGTGTTAATTATTACATCAAAGACTGACTTGTCATCACCAAAATCAAAATCGTATAATTTTTTGTAGAGTGCCTTGTTCTTATCAAATCGCTGCTTTGTTATTTGGTATGCTTCCTCAGAGCTCATGTCATCTCGTGATTGCATGCGTTTTGTGCTGCTCTCATGAGAGCCTTCTAGCCATATTTTGATGCCGTCATTAACCAACCATGGTAAGGTGTAACTAGTAATTACCATCCCGCCTTCATTGAATAGTTTGGTTAGCTTTTCATCTAGTCTTTTATCAAACTCTGAATTTTGTTCTCTCTGATTTAGAAACTTCATTCCATCTTCTGTATCCCACCAATCATCACCTGATGAATCAAATCCTTGCTCTTTTGCCATCTCCTTGAGTACATCACCGCCACTAAGATATTGTAGTGAGAACTCTTCTGCTAGTCCTTTGGCAACAGTTGTCTTTCCTACAGCAGGAGGACCTGATATTACAATGGATTTTGTCAACTGAGATCCATTGAGGTTTTTGTTAGTTTCATAATAATGCCACTAAACGCAATTGAGGAGAGGAAATACCAAGCCCAAAGGAACAATGCGTTTTCGGTAGTACAAACATGTTCGGGGTCTGCTGCTTGCTCTGCAGTACATGTCAGTTGGAATAAATCTCCGGGAATTACATTTAGCGGAATTGGAGAGATAGCTACAGTATAAGAGAAGAGTTGTGGCAATACGAAATAAAATATCAAAATCAATGGAACAAATGTAATCATCATTGGTCTCATGTTCATCTGCATCATCTCCATCGACATCTTGTTCATGTATGAGGATTTTTTGTTGAGCTCAGCTGTTTTTGCAGTATCTTTTGCTCTCATTGCAGCCATTCTTTCTTTTTGCCATCCGCGAGTCTCTTTCATTATTCGTTTTAGCTTTACTTGATCAACCATCTTCTTTCTGACTCCAGAGTTGAAGATGTTTAGCAATATACCAAATCCGGCAACTGCAAACATTGAGAGAATCAGGCCTTTGATGATGGGGTCATCGCTGCCAAGTGCACCTCTCTCACCTCCAAGAAAATCAAACTGGAGAGGTATTGATTCGATAAATAGTAGAATAATTCCAAAGTCCATTTTTTACAGTCCTAATGATTGAATTATCTTATCTGCTGCTTCATCAACCTTTCCCTCACGATTCAAGATGTACTTGACTGGAGAGCCAGTAATTACTGAACATGCTGAAATCATGCCTGACTGGACGTCTAGTTCCGTCTTTACATTTGCAAGAGTGTTTTTGTCTCTGTTTCGGGTCTCATCAGTCATTCGTCTGCTATAGATTTCCTCAGGCTTTGCTGAAACTGAGATAAAGTTTGATGGTTTTATGATTTTGAGGACATGCTCTGGCAGTCCTGGATAGTATCCTTCTGGAGAACTGATGAATGCATGAGTATCAATAATTACAATTTCTTCAGTGCATGCAGCAATATTTTCAGCTGCAATCTTTTGTAGCTCTTGCTGTTTTGTTACAGGTAGTTTTCTTAATTCATCTCTGTCATTGAGACCGTTTTGTTTTGCAACCTCAAACATTAGTGTTCCATAGCTTACAACATTGACACTTTTTTGTTGGCTTTTGATGTGGTCTAGTATCTTTGATAATAATGTAGTCTTCCCAACTCCGGGGATTCCAACTAGGATGATTTTTTTACTTTCTGCCAAGCAAAGCACCCAAACGCGGCATTACAACTTCGACTTGTTCTCTAACCAATTGCGTGTAGTAGTTGATGAGAATATCTACCATAAGTAAAATTCCAATACCAGAACCAAATACACCCAAGACATCAGATACTCCTGCTAGTAGACCCAAAATAGTTGAGCCAATGATTGTAACTGATGGAATGTATTTGTTCAACAATGCTTCTACTGGTTTGTTTGATCTTCTAAATCCAGGAATTTGCACGTCTGCATCAAGTAAGTTCTGAGCTGCACTCTTTGGTGAAAGACCACCTAGCTCTACCCATAACCTACCAAATACAATTACGATTCCAATCATGAATAATACATAGCCAACTGCACGTCCAGGATCCAAGATTGCAACATCTAGTCCTCTAGGTGGTGTGATGTAGTAGATAAGACCACCAATTGGGCTAGACGGACTTGTCGGGTCAAATTGCGCTATGAAATTCATAAAGAAATTATTGTTACGCGGGTTCATGTTGGCCCACAACATCTGGAAGATAAAGACGGCGTTTGCAGTAAGTGCAGATGCCAAGATAACTGGAATATTTGATACATACATCATCTTAATTGGATAGACTGCAGAGAAACCTCTGTATTTTGTAGATACGATTGGAATCTCAATCTTCATTCCTTGTGTAAATACAAGTATCAGTAAGACTCCCGCAGTAAGACACAAACCAAAGATGCTCGGAAGCTGGTTTGAACGGAAGAATACATTTGAGAGATCACCTGCCATAATTGATTGGCCGATGTATGGTAAGATACCAATAGTTCCTCCATCACCTGCCGGTAACGGGCTAAACAGACTCCACAAAATTTGTTGAGCAACACCTGCCATAATGAAAAGACTGATTCCACTACCAAGACCCCAGCCTTTCTGAATTAATTCGTCTAAGAACATGATGATAATTGACGCGGCCATCAGCTGTCCGACCATAATATACAGTATGTTAGGATCCGCTACTCCAGGACCATAGACTGCTACGCCATATACAATGGACTCTGCTACAATTACAACATAAGTTACCAACTTTGTTGCAGTCTGAAAGATACCTCTCTCTTCGGGTTTCTTAAAGTCAAACTTGAGAATGTCTGAACCTCTAAGTAATTGCATCAAGAGTCCTGCAGTTACAATCGGCCCAATTCCTAATTCAACAAGTGTGCCTTGTTGTGATGCAAAAATTACTCTAGCAAATGCTAGAAAGTCAAATTCAGGGGTTGTTGCTCCAAATAGTGGTGTCTGTCCCATTACCATGTAGATGAGTAATGCAACTCCACACCAGAGTAATCTAGTTGATAATGGAATCTTCTTTTTTGGTTTTGGAACCTGTGGTAGATAGGGCTCTGCTTTGAAAACTACTTTTCTAATAACTGCTGTAACTGTACCCTCAGCCATTTTCTGTTAGCACCTCTTCCCCATCAGTTTTTTCTTTGGTAGCAGATAAGACTTCTCCGCCAACGGCTTTGAGTTTTTCTTCTGCAGATGCAGTAAACTGAGTTACTTTGACGGAATAAGCATTTGTTACTTTTCCGCCACCAAGGAGTTTCTCGTATCCTGCGCTTTGAAGGTCTACAATCTTCTTTCCTCCTTCTTCTTTACCGAACTTAGTAAACAAGTCATCAAGATCACGGACGCTAGCCCATTTCTTGGTAATATTTGGGTGAGGTGGTTTAGTTGAATCATGGCCATAATGATCTGGTTCGTCTTTTAGTGTTGTACTCCAATGATGCTTCATCATTCCAGTAACTCCAAGACCACCCTTGTGACCACTTGCACGATGTTGACCTACTTGGCCCCATCCCATGTGGCGTCCTCCCCTAAGTCGTCTTGTCTTTCTTAATCTTGTTGCCATGTTAAATCATATTCCTTACAATTGTTCCAAGTTCTTTGTTTGATCCTAGGACTCCTTTTTGACCATACAACTTTTTGGTGCTTCTCTTGAATCCAGTTCTTGGTGGTGCTAATGCAAACCAGGGCTTTAGTGGTTTTAATTTTGATAGAGTTGCCTTTCCTTCTGAAAGTGCAGTTGCCAATTCATCAGAACTTGCAAACCCAAGTTCCTTCAAGTCTTCAGCAGTAATTTTTTGATATCCAGATTTTCTTGCCTTTTTGTCAATGAGTTCTTTTGCCAATTCAGAGTCAAGTTCAACCCATGAGACATAGTGCTGTACTTTTTTTAGCATTCCCAATGTGTTTTCTTTTGCTGGCAATATTGTTGCGCGATAT
Proteins encoded:
- a CDS encoding DM13 domain-containing protein encodes the protein MNKYLISFIAIIIVGAVSAYALSPYFTESTIDEALPSGAIIQPMMDETMMDETMMDETMMDETMMDETMKQVTPVVHSGTFVGVGDGIHDAQGIAYTIPLDDGSNVLRLENFQSTNGPDLYVYLATDDNASEFLNLGELKANRGNQNYEIPDDADLTKFNKVLIWCKAFSVLFGSAELS
- a CDS encoding RNA-guided pseudouridylation complex pseudouridine synthase subunit Cbf5, encoding MTLKQLENLIEVDQDITDDAYGTYYDKRTIEQLLNYGIIILDKPPGPTSHETVAWTKRILKLPKIGHSGTLDPQVSGVLPLGLGEATKALGVLLFGPKEYHALGRVHSLPSKEKLHEIVESLTGEIYQKPPQRSAVVRQTRTRTIYEFEVLEQKERLLLTRVLCEAGTYIRKLYYDLGEILGPGATMIELRRTRVDQFRETDGLVTLHELANAFALWEEKKDDAKLKSMIKPVELALSELKSIVIRDSAVDAMCHGAQLAIPGILKISPNLKKGDIVGIYTQKGEAVALAESTMSEEEIRDATKGYAFETRRIIMAPNTYPKKWRTKPSSKE
- a CDS encoding AAA family ATPase, yielding MTKSIVISGPPAVGKTTVAKGLAEEFSLQYLSGGDVLKEMAKEQGFDSSGDDWWDTEDGMKFLNQREQNSEFDKRLDEKLTKLFNEGGMVITSYTLPWLVNDGIKIWLEGSHESSTKRMQSRDDMSSEEAYQITKQRFDKNKALYKKLYDFDFGDDKSVFDVIINTDHLTAKQVIDVATETVRKLL
- a CDS encoding EMC3/TMCO1 family protein, which translates into the protein MDFGIILLFIESIPLQFDFLGGERGALGSDDPIIKGLILSMFAVAGFGILLNIFNSGVRKKMVDQVKLKRIMKETRGWQKERMAAMRAKDTAKTAELNKKSSYMNKMSMEMMQMNMRPMMITFVPLILIFYFVLPQLFSYTVAISPIPLNVIPGDLFQLTCTAEQAADPEHVCTTENALFLWAWYFLSSIAFSGIIMKLTKTSMDLS
- a CDS encoding adenylate kinase, producing the protein MLCLAESKKIILVGIPGVGKTTLLSKILDHIKSQQKSVNVVSYGTLMFEVAKQNGLNDRDELRKLPVTKQQELQKIAAENIAACTEEIVIIDTHAFISSPEGYYPGLPEHVLKIIKPSNFISVSAKPEEIYSRRMTDETRNRDKNTLANVKTELDVQSGMISACSVITGSPVKYILNREGKVDEAADKIIQSLGL
- the secY gene encoding preprotein translocase subunit SecY — its product is MAEGTVTAVIRKVVFKAEPYLPQVPKPKKKIPLSTRLLWCGVALLIYMVMGQTPLFGATTPEFDFLAFARVIFASQQGTLVELGIGPIVTAGLLMQLLRGSDILKFDFKKPEERGIFQTATKLVTYVVIVAESIVYGVAVYGPGVADPNILYIMVGQLMAASIIIMFLDELIQKGWGLGSGISLFIMAGVAQQILWSLFSPLPAGDGGTIGILPYIGQSIMAGDLSNVFFRSNQLPSIFGLCLTAGVLLILVFTQGMKIEIPIVSTKYRGFSAVYPIKMMYVSNIPVILASALTANAVFIFQMLWANMNPRNNNFFMNFIAQFDPTSPSSPIGGLIYYITPPRGLDVAILDPGRAVGYVLFMIGIVIVFGRLWVELGGLSPKSAAQNLLDADVQIPGFRRSNKPVEALLNKYIPSVTIIGSTILGLLAGVSDVLGVFGSGIGILLMVDILINYYTQLVREQVEVVMPRLGALLGRK
- a CDS encoding uL15 family ribosomal protein; the encoded protein is MATRLRKTRRLRGGRHMGWGQVGQHRASGHKGGLGVTGMMKHHWSTTLKDEPDHYGHDSTKPPHPNITKKWASVRDLDDLFTKFGKEEGGKKIVDLQSAGYEKLLGGGKVTNAYSVKVTQFTASAEEKLKAVGGEVLSATKEKTDGEEVLTENG
- a CDS encoding 50S ribosomal protein L30, translated to MANAYLVVRIKGQADCPYWATHTMMLLKLDKKYRATILPAKENTLGMLKKVQHYVSWVELDSELAKELIDKKARKSGYQKITAEDLKELGFASSDELATALSEGKATLSKLKPLKPWFALAPPRTGFKRSTKKLYGQKGVLGSNKELGTIVRNMI